The following proteins are encoded in a genomic region of Deltaproteobacteria bacterium:
- a CDS encoding tyrosine--tRNA ligase, which produces MKPTEQLELLKRGVIEIISEPELFDKLKKGKPLRIKAGFDPTTPDLHLGHTVLLQKLKQFQDLGHQVIFLIGDYTAMVGDPTGRSETRPRLSNGEIKKNIRTYEEQVFKILDRKRTQTCFNSAWLSKMTTLDFIELVAKQTVARMLERDDFQNRFKKGDPISILEFIYPLLQAYDSVQLRADVELGGTDQKFNLLMGRTIQKLYNQDSQVVLTMPLLVGTDGVQKMSKSYGNSIGITETPQQVFGKLMSISDTLMWSYYELLSNKSLSEIAALKESVAQGSTHPKQAKVTLAKEIVARFHSPILAEKAAEEFERIFSAQGLPSEIEETRLPTSKEHPFLAQILSDLGMVSSRSEARRLIKQDAVSVNDQKVTNEFHTLPPVGEYLLKVGKRRFKKLRFSS; this is translated from the coding sequence GTGAAACCGACCGAGCAGCTGGAACTCCTCAAAAGGGGAGTTATTGAAATCATTTCTGAGCCGGAGCTCTTCGATAAATTAAAAAAGGGGAAGCCCCTTCGGATCAAGGCCGGTTTTGATCCGACCACCCCCGACCTCCATCTGGGACACACGGTTCTTCTTCAAAAGCTAAAACAGTTTCAGGATCTGGGCCATCAGGTGATCTTCCTGATTGGAGACTACACGGCGATGGTTGGTGATCCAACAGGCCGTTCCGAGACAAGACCGAGACTCTCCAACGGAGAAATCAAGAAAAATATCCGCACTTACGAAGAACAGGTTTTCAAAATCCTTGACCGCAAGAGGACGCAAACCTGCTTTAACAGCGCCTGGCTTTCAAAAATGACCACCCTGGATTTTATTGAGCTGGTAGCCAAGCAGACCGTGGCGCGGATGTTGGAGAGAGACGATTTTCAAAACCGGTTCAAAAAGGGAGATCCCATCTCTATCCTGGAATTTATCTATCCTCTCCTTCAGGCGTATGACTCCGTCCAACTGAGGGCGGACGTGGAATTGGGAGGAACCGATCAGAAATTCAATCTTCTCATGGGACGGACGATTCAGAAACTCTACAATCAGGATTCCCAAGTGGTTCTGACCATGCCGCTTCTGGTCGGGACTGACGGGGTTCAAAAGATGAGCAAATCTTATGGGAACTCCATTGGCATTACGGAAACGCCACAACAGGTGTTTGGCAAGCTCATGTCTATTTCGGATACCCTGATGTGGTCTTATTATGAATTGCTTTCAAACAAAAGTCTGTCGGAAATTGCGGCCCTCAAGGAAAGTGTCGCTCAGGGGAGTACCCATCCCAAACAGGCCAAGGTGACTTTGGCCAAAGAGATTGTGGCCCGGTTTCACAGTCCGATTTTGGCGGAAAAGGCGGCCGAGGAGTTTGAGAGGATCTTTTCAGCCCAGGGGCTCCCCTCGGAGATTGAAGAAACCAGGCTTCCGACCTCCAAGGAGCATCCCTTTCTGGCCCAGATCCTTTCAGACCTGGGGATGGTCTCCAGCCGCTCGGAGGCCCGCCGTCTGATCAAACAGGATGCGGTCTCTGTCAATGACCAGAAGGTGACCAACGAGTTTCATACCCTTCCGCCGGTTGGGGAATACCTCCTCAAGGTGGGGAAAAGACGCTTCAAAAAGCTCCGATTCTCTTCATAA
- a CDS encoding TIGR00282 family metallophosphoesterase: MKILLIGDIFGEPGREAVRLGLPSLIAEHKIDFVIANCENAAHGRGVTPKIANDLLAQKINVLTSGNHIWDQKEIMPYIQENRRLLKPANYPPGSPGQGACIYNDYMGVRVGVINLEGLVHMTPKDCPFRTTDRILAEWQGQTDIVVVDMHAEATSEKRAIGWYLDGRVTAVIGTHTHVPTADEEILPGGTAVLTDVGMTGPYDSVIGLAKEVALKRFTSRIPEKFEVALGDPRLSAVLIDADERSGKARSIQRIQKKVA, from the coding sequence ATGAAAATACTCCTTATCGGCGATATTTTTGGTGAACCGGGCCGCGAGGCGGTGCGCCTCGGTTTGCCTTCTTTGATTGCCGAACACAAAATCGATTTTGTTATCGCCAACTGCGAGAATGCCGCCCACGGCCGCGGCGTTACTCCGAAGATTGCTAACGATCTTCTGGCCCAAAAAATCAATGTCCTCACCTCCGGAAATCACATTTGGGACCAGAAGGAAATCATGCCGTATATCCAGGAAAATCGCCGTCTTTTGAAACCGGCCAATTACCCACCCGGTTCCCCCGGGCAAGGGGCCTGTATTTACAACGATTACATGGGGGTCCGTGTTGGTGTCATCAATCTGGAGGGGCTTGTCCATATGACGCCGAAGGATTGCCCGTTCAGGACAACCGATCGGATCCTGGCCGAGTGGCAGGGGCAAACGGATATTGTCGTTGTCGATATGCATGCCGAGGCAACCAGCGAAAAAAGGGCGATCGGCTGGTATCTTGATGGCCGGGTGACAGCGGTGATCGGCACCCATACCCATGTTCCCACCGCGGACGAAGAAATCCTGCCGGGAGGGACCGCGGTTCTTACCGATGTCGGGATGACGGGGCCCTATGATTCGGTGATTGGCCTTGCCAAGGAAGTCGCACTTAAAAGGTTTACCAGCCGGATCCCTGAAAAGTTCGAGGTGGCCTTGGGGGACCCCCGCTTGTCTGCAGTCCTGATCGATGCCGACGAAAGGAGTGGGAAGGCCCGGTCGATCCAGAGGATCCAGAAAAAAGTTGCTTGA
- the rny gene encoding ribonuclease Y has protein sequence MIVLLSVSFGVLFVGGIFGFFVRRKMEEKEQKSAESHVKVLVEEAEKKAGAIKKEAELSAKDFVYKAKMEFEEETRSRRQELQSLEKRLLGKEDNLDRKFESLQSKETETGRLQKDLEEKKRKTEEAENEYKGLVEESRKALERVSGLSGEEARRILMEQMVDEAKHEAAKKVKVIEDEAKESADRKSKKIISLAIERIAGEWVQERSVSVVNLPSDDMKGRIIGREGRNIRALESLTGVDLVIDDTPGAVVLSSHSPVRREVARIALERLLQDGRIHPARIEEVVEKVSKEIDQSIREAGQQALFELEIHNVHPEIAKLLGTLKFRYSYAQNVLRHSIEVGFMCGIMASELGLNVKAARRAGLLHDIGKAVSHEIPGSHAVIGGEFAKKYGETQEIWHAVWAHHEDIPQDSVLDHLVEAADALSGARPGARMEQTEAYVKRLEELEKIALSFPSVEKAYGIQAGRELRVLVQPEKIGDADALMLCKDITKKIENELTYPGQIKVTVIRETRAVDYAR, from the coding sequence ATGATTGTTCTATTATCTGTTTCTTTTGGGGTCCTTTTTGTGGGTGGGATTTTTGGATTTTTTGTTCGTAGAAAGATGGAAGAGAAGGAACAGAAGTCGGCGGAAAGCCATGTGAAGGTTCTGGTGGAAGAGGCGGAAAAGAAGGCCGGTGCCATCAAGAAGGAGGCTGAGCTCTCGGCCAAGGATTTTGTCTACAAAGCCAAGATGGAGTTTGAAGAGGAGACAAGATCCCGGCGTCAGGAACTCCAGAGTCTCGAGAAGAGACTGCTTGGCAAGGAGGACAACCTCGACCGGAAGTTTGAAAGTCTCCAGTCCAAAGAGACGGAGACCGGGCGTTTGCAGAAAGATCTGGAAGAAAAGAAAAGAAAGACCGAGGAAGCGGAAAACGAGTACAAGGGGCTTGTTGAGGAATCACGCAAGGCCCTGGAAAGAGTTTCGGGATTGTCAGGTGAAGAGGCCCGCCGGATATTAATGGAGCAGATGGTCGATGAGGCCAAACATGAGGCGGCCAAGAAAGTGAAGGTGATTGAAGACGAGGCCAAGGAGTCAGCCGACCGCAAGTCAAAAAAGATCATCAGCCTTGCCATTGAGAGAATCGCCGGTGAATGGGTCCAGGAAAGGTCTGTTTCCGTGGTCAATCTTCCCTCCGATGACATGAAAGGACGGATTATCGGTAGAGAGGGAAGGAACATCCGTGCCCTTGAGTCCTTAACCGGTGTTGATCTCGTGATCGATGACACCCCTGGCGCCGTGGTTCTCTCGTCACACAGTCCTGTGCGGAGAGAGGTGGCGCGGATCGCACTCGAACGATTGTTGCAAGATGGGCGGATCCATCCCGCAAGAATCGAGGAGGTGGTCGAGAAGGTTTCCAAGGAAATTGACCAGTCCATTCGAGAGGCTGGCCAGCAGGCGCTTTTTGAACTGGAAATACACAATGTCCATCCGGAAATTGCCAAATTATTGGGGACGCTCAAGTTCCGTTACAGTTATGCCCAGAATGTCCTGAGGCACTCGATTGAAGTTGGTTTTATGTGTGGGATCATGGCTTCTGAATTGGGTTTGAATGTCAAGGCGGCACGAAGGGCAGGGCTCTTGCATGATATCGGCAAGGCAGTTTCGCACGAAATCCCCGGATCCCATGCAGTGATCGGCGGGGAGTTTGCCAAAAAGTACGGAGAGACGCAGGAAATCTGGCATGCGGTCTGGGCTCACCATGAAGATATTCCGCAGGACAGTGTCCTTGATCATCTTGTGGAAGCGGCGGATGCCCTGTCAGGCGCGCGTCCCGGGGCGCGGATGGAACAGACCGAGGCGTATGTGAAAAGGCTCGAAGAACTTGAAAAAATAGCCCTCTCTTTCCCCAGTGTCGAGAAGGCCTATGGCATTCAGGCCGGGCGGGAATTGCGTGTCCTTGTCCAGCCGGAAAAGATTGGGGATGCGGATGCCCTGATGCTCTGCAAAGATATCACCAAGAAAATTGAAAACGAGTTGACCTATCCGGGGCAGATCAAGGTGACGGTGATTCGGGAGACACGGGCGGTGGACTACGCACGATGA
- a CDS encoding 5-formyltetrahydrofolate cyclo-ligase, with the protein MLSKGESAKQNLRVRFLARREESASSFVETVGVQIQERALSVVLQKFKSPPRSVGLYSPIKNEVTTSLLFQTFRKNGSDLFYPRINRSRKKLDFFKVSGAEELQTGSFGILEPSDRGIMAEGLDLLFVPGVAFDEEGFRLGYGGGFYDRLGSVPIDLRVGLAYDFQIVSLLPRDEKDLSCDVVVTEKRIIQKGRGPLCRAK; encoded by the coding sequence TTGCTGTCGAAGGGTGAGTCAGCCAAACAGAATTTGCGGGTCCGTTTTCTTGCCCGGCGCGAGGAGTCGGCCTCTTCTTTTGTAGAAACGGTTGGCGTCCAGATCCAGGAGCGGGCGCTCTCGGTCGTTTTGCAAAAATTCAAATCCCCACCCCGCAGTGTCGGCCTCTACAGCCCAATCAAAAATGAGGTGACAACGTCGCTTCTCTTCCAAACTTTTCGGAAAAACGGTTCCGACCTGTTTTACCCCCGCATTAACCGCAGTAGAAAAAAACTGGATTTTTTCAAGGTGTCGGGTGCTGAGGAGTTGCAGACCGGGTCATTCGGGATCTTGGAACCTTCAGACCGTGGGATCATGGCAGAGGGGCTTGATCTTCTTTTCGTACCGGGGGTCGCCTTTGATGAAGAAGGATTTCGTTTGGGGTATGGGGGAGGCTTTTATGATCGTCTGGGGTCTGTCCCCATAGATCTCCGGGTGGGTCTTGCCTACGATTTCCAGATTGTTTCCCTCCTGCCAAGAGATGAAAAAGATTTGTCTTGCGATGTTGTGGTGACTGAAAAACGGATCATTCAAAAAGGAAGGGGACCGTTATGTCGAGCGAAATGA
- a CDS encoding cell division protein ZapA, with protein MKRPVEITLLNQKFTVKTDADDGHVGRVTDYVGQKLTELSSQAKTVPTLSVALLTCLNIADEYFRFKETKKGSMVKAERKIKDLIELIGSQI; from the coding sequence ATGAAAAGACCTGTTGAGATTACACTCTTAAATCAGAAGTTTACGGTCAAGACGGATGCCGATGACGGGCATGTCGGCCGGGTCACCGATTATGTGGGCCAGAAGTTGACGGAGCTCTCATCACAGGCCAAAACAGTCCCAACCTTGAGTGTGGCCCTTCTGACCTGTTTGAATATTGCGGATGAATATTTTCGCTTCAAAGAGACGAAAAAAGGGAGTATGGTCAAGGCAGAAAGGAAGATCAAGGACCTAATTGAGTTGATTGGTTCGCAGATTTAG
- a CDS encoding glycosyltransferase: MVSILFVGFYYLLFSILSIFGVHRYYLSYLYSKYKQNKPRARLFESLLSEEIPVVTVQLPIFNERYVAPRLLSAVSRLKYPRDKLEIQVLDDSTDETTSIARSLVDDLAQEGLDIVLIHREDRTGFKAGALNHGLKKAKGNFIAVFDADFVPEPDFLEKTVPHFLENPGIGMVQVRWEHLNKDFSLLTQTQSIFLDGHFMIEHTARNRSGRFFNFNGTAGVWRREAIQTAGGWQCDTLTEDLDLSYRAQLEGWQFLYLEDVVSPAELPVDINAFKTQQHRWAKGSIQTARKLLPRILRSSFSRKVKLEALFHLGANFAYLAMFVVSILLPFSLYVRHQLGWEGTFLLDIPFFLSATFSVVFFYLYSQREIYPDWVARIKYLPFNLALGIGLSVNNAKAVVEALLSREGEFSRTPKYAVVKKGDLWKNKKYKGKFDYVSFIELALGVHFTIAVIYSLVNDLYLSLPFLVLFQMGYLYTAFMSFHQSGRVPDFLPLFRLWVNHPSSETVSK; this comes from the coding sequence ATGGTTTCAATTTTATTTGTCGGTTTTTACTATCTCCTCTTTTCGATCCTCTCTATTTTCGGGGTTCATCGTTATTATCTTTCTTATTTGTATTCGAAGTATAAACAAAACAAGCCAAGGGCGCGGCTGTTTGAGTCCTTGTTGTCGGAAGAGATCCCCGTAGTAACGGTTCAACTTCCCATCTTTAATGAGAGGTATGTGGCCCCGCGTCTCCTCTCGGCGGTCTCTCGTTTGAAATACCCCAGGGACAAACTGGAGATTCAGGTTTTGGACGATTCGACGGATGAGACCACTTCCATTGCGAGGTCTCTTGTGGACGACCTTGCCCAGGAAGGCCTGGATATTGTTCTGATCCATCGTGAGGATCGTACCGGTTTCAAGGCCGGGGCCTTGAATCATGGACTCAAAAAGGCCAAGGGGAATTTTATTGCCGTCTTTGATGCAGACTTTGTTCCGGAACCGGACTTCCTGGAGAAAACCGTCCCCCACTTTTTGGAAAATCCGGGCATCGGAATGGTTCAGGTTCGTTGGGAGCACCTGAATAAAGACTTTTCACTCCTTACCCAGACGCAGTCGATCTTTCTGGATGGCCACTTCATGATCGAGCACACGGCCCGTAATCGTTCCGGACGGTTCTTCAACTTTAATGGAACGGCCGGGGTCTGGCGGAGGGAGGCGATCCAGACCGCGGGGGGCTGGCAGTGTGACACCTTGACGGAGGATCTGGATCTTTCCTATCGGGCCCAATTGGAAGGGTGGCAGTTCCTTTATCTGGAGGATGTGGTCTCTCCGGCCGAACTGCCGGTCGATATCAACGCCTTCAAGACGCAACAACACCGTTGGGCCAAAGGTTCAATCCAGACCGCCAGAAAACTCCTCCCTCGTATCCTCAGGAGTTCGTTTTCCCGCAAAGTCAAGCTGGAGGCGCTGTTTCATCTGGGGGCCAATTTTGCCTATCTGGCCATGTTTGTTGTTTCCATCCTTCTGCCTTTCTCCCTTTATGTCCGGCATCAACTAGGTTGGGAGGGGACATTTCTGCTGGATATCCCGTTCTTTTTGTCAGCTACCTTTTCAGTGGTCTTCTTTTATCTCTATTCCCAGAGGGAGATCTATCCCGACTGGGTGGCTCGGATCAAATACCTTCCCTTCAATCTCGCTCTGGGGATAGGGCTTTCCGTTAATAATGCCAAGGCGGTTGTTGAGGCGCTTCTTTCAAGGGAGGGAGAATTTTCCAGAACCCCCAAATATGCTGTTGTGAAGAAAGGCGACCTCTGGAAAAATAAAAAATATAAGGGTAAATTTGATTACGTTAGTTTTATTGAACTCGCTTTAGGGGTCCATTTCACGATCGCTGTGATCTATTCCCTGGTCAACGATTTGTACCTTTCTCTGCCTTTCCTTGTCCTCTTTCAAATGGGGTACCTTTATACCGCTTTCATGTCGTTCCACCAGTCAGGACGGGTCCCCGATTTTCTGCCGCTTTTTCGCCTTTGGGTGAATCACCCTTCCTCCGAAACGGTTTCCAAATAA
- the rnr gene encoding ribonuclease R, with product MIKTAFADILKKFELPLVFPPEVLKEAEAIPSRVLLEEIQGRVDLRSIPIVTIDGETAKDFDDAVAVQKSDHSYRLWVSIADVSHYVRPKTALDAEASSRATSVYFPGDCLPMLPEKLSNGICSLNPHEDRLTFTAEIDFDFQGRPIRSQFYKSVIKSCARLTYTIVRKILVDREEAARKKWHSLIGNLELLEELADKIGLQRTTRGSIDFDLPEPEIVQDLEEGKVEKIVKAERNKAHRIIEELMIAANEAVARFVTEKGNPMVYRTHDKPDPEKLANFRELLHNLGIPLRMGKTIRPAVLADLLRQVKGLPEEKLINTMMLRSMKQAVYGTDNIGHFGLASECYTHFTSPIRRYPDLVVHRILAGIVGAGSPRPGAGTAPLQQISKHCSERERVAMKAEYASRDQVACQFMKGKVGEVYEGIIAGVTKFGFFVELIAFFVEGLVPMRKLKDDYYVYHEKHQSLVGRKTKRRFRIGDRISVKVAGVNLEKRWIDLEVQNSK from the coding sequence ATGATAAAAACAGCTTTTGCCGATATTTTGAAGAAGTTTGAACTCCCGTTGGTCTTTCCACCGGAGGTTCTTAAAGAAGCGGAGGCGATTCCTTCCCGCGTTCTTCTGGAAGAGATCCAGGGGAGGGTTGATCTCCGGTCGATCCCTATCGTGACGATTGATGGGGAAACGGCCAAGGATTTCGATGATGCCGTCGCCGTTCAGAAGTCTGATCATTCTTACCGTCTCTGGGTTTCCATTGCCGATGTCAGCCACTATGTCCGTCCCAAAACGGCCCTGGATGCCGAGGCCTCCAGTCGGGCGACCAGTGTCTACTTTCCGGGGGACTGTCTGCCGATGTTGCCCGAAAAATTGTCGAACGGGATTTGCAGTCTCAATCCGCATGAAGACCGCCTGACCTTCACTGCCGAGATCGATTTCGATTTTCAGGGAAGACCGATCCGGTCGCAATTTTACAAGAGCGTCATCAAAAGTTGTGCCCGTCTTACTTACACGATTGTTCGGAAAATCCTGGTGGATCGTGAAGAGGCGGCCCGAAAAAAGTGGCATTCTCTCATCGGCAATTTGGAATTGCTGGAAGAGCTGGCAGACAAGATCGGCCTTCAGCGGACCACACGGGGGAGCATCGATTTTGACCTTCCGGAGCCGGAGATTGTACAAGACCTGGAGGAGGGGAAGGTTGAAAAAATTGTGAAGGCGGAGAGAAACAAGGCACACCGGATCATTGAAGAGTTGATGATTGCCGCCAACGAGGCGGTGGCCAGATTTGTGACAGAAAAAGGGAACCCGATGGTCTACCGGACCCACGACAAGCCGGATCCGGAGAAACTCGCTAATTTCAGGGAACTTCTCCATAATCTGGGGATTCCTTTGAGGATGGGCAAGACGATCCGCCCGGCGGTTCTGGCCGATCTCCTCCGCCAGGTCAAAGGATTGCCGGAAGAAAAACTGATCAACACCATGATGCTTCGTTCCATGAAGCAGGCCGTTTATGGCACCGACAATATCGGTCATTTCGGATTGGCTTCCGAATGTTACACCCATTTTACCTCTCCAATCCGACGGTATCCGGATCTGGTGGTGCATCGGATCTTGGCGGGAATCGTAGGGGCGGGGTCTCCCCGCCCGGGCGCGGGAACCGCGCCCCTACAACAGATTTCCAAACATTGTTCCGAACGTGAGCGAGTGGCGATGAAGGCAGAGTATGCCTCACGCGATCAGGTCGCCTGTCAATTTATGAAGGGCAAAGTGGGGGAGGTGTATGAGGGGATCATTGCCGGCGTTACCAAGTTCGGGTTCTTTGTCGAACTGATCGCCTTCTTTGTGGAAGGGCTTGTCCCAATGCGAAAATTGAAGGATGACTACTACGTTTATCACGAAAAACATCAGTCCCTCGTTGGCCGCAAGACAAAACGACGGTTTCGTATCGGCGACCGCATCTCTGTAAAGGTGGCCGGTGTGAATTTAGAGAAGCGATGGATTGATTTGGAGGTCCAGAATAGTAAGTAA
- a CDS encoding TolC family protein: MRFVGLVTILALFLPLPLRGQEGVLTLDEAVVEVLANNPDILAAGYRSAAARAKVGKAKALDDPMVGVTFDDVPLNTANVKKSEEINYRIEQKIPFPGKRYVKGKVARFEAKAVAENSRGQTSDVILDLKKTYYETYRVDRSLEVNRENQKLLRQFLGSTETRYATGQTTADAPLKAQVELSKLANEEISLEQERVTHEAHLKALMNRHIENELRLPKTLVWPRLQTPLEEVKEKAFEMRPELGTLRQMRNRDRSQLTAARQGLIPDFSLGFMYGQRPLTEDTWTATAMINLPIFFWGKNRAEIREAKASLKATEAESASMEVHTEHEIQQAYSAVQSSQKIITKFEKEILPQAKTSLEAARLAYSTNKIDFMTLTDAARTYKELQFSYYENQARLGTSFAELERLSGTTFKEGEKQ, translated from the coding sequence ATGCGTTTTGTCGGACTCGTCACAATTTTGGCCTTGTTCCTGCCTCTCCCTCTGCGGGGTCAGGAAGGAGTTTTGACCCTCGATGAAGCGGTCGTTGAAGTCTTGGCCAACAACCCGGATATCCTGGCGGCCGGATACCGATCAGCGGCGGCAAGGGCAAAGGTTGGCAAGGCAAAGGCGCTCGATGACCCGATGGTTGGGGTGACTTTTGACGACGTCCCGCTTAACACCGCCAACGTCAAAAAATCGGAAGAGATCAATTACCGGATTGAGCAAAAGATCCCGTTCCCTGGGAAACGGTATGTTAAAGGGAAGGTAGCCCGCTTTGAGGCAAAGGCGGTGGCGGAAAACTCCCGCGGTCAGACAAGTGATGTCATCCTTGACTTGAAAAAAACCTACTACGAAACCTACCGGGTCGACCGATCGCTGGAGGTAAACCGGGAAAATCAAAAATTGCTTAGACAGTTTCTCGGTTCAACAGAGACACGCTACGCCACCGGTCAAACAACCGCTGATGCCCCGCTCAAGGCCCAGGTGGAACTCTCCAAACTGGCCAATGAGGAAATCTCCCTCGAACAGGAACGAGTCACCCATGAGGCCCATCTAAAGGCCCTGATGAATCGCCACATTGAAAATGAACTCCGCCTCCCCAAGACATTGGTCTGGCCGCGATTGCAAACACCTCTCGAAGAGGTGAAGGAAAAGGCCTTCGAAATGCGGCCGGAACTGGGAACCTTGCGCCAGATGAGGAATAGAGATCGTTCTCAATTAACTGCCGCGCGGCAGGGGTTGATTCCCGATTTTTCGCTCGGTTTCATGTACGGCCAGCGTCCTCTGACTGAGGACACCTGGACCGCCACAGCAATGATCAACCTCCCGATCTTTTTCTGGGGGAAGAACAGGGCCGAAATCAGGGAGGCGAAGGCCTCACTCAAGGCAACTGAGGCAGAAAGTGCCTCGATGGAGGTCCATACCGAGCATGAAATTCAGCAGGCGTATAGTGCGGTCCAATCATCTCAAAAGATTATTACAAAGTTTGAAAAGGAAATCCTGCCACAAGCCAAAACCAGTCTGGAAGCGGCCCGCCTGGCCTATAGCACCAACAAGATTGATTTCATGACCCTGACCGATGCCGCACGGACTTATAAGGAGCTACAATTTTCTTACTATGAAAACCAGGCACGACTCGGAACCTCATTTGCCGAACTGGAACGGCTCTCAGGGACCACCTTTAAAGAAGGAGAGAAACAATGA
- a CDS encoding efflux RND transporter periplasmic adaptor subunit, with protein MKKKIIVVLVGLLALAFSYRFWNKDNQPQRGVEGEAPAASPMEGATRAPAKDITTKQQISHYTCPMHPHIHEDRPGNCPICSMRLVPVYKEISSINPLLSTGEGGPPEAGRVRGITISPERQQRVGIKTEIAARKNAVKEIRTFGRVAFDPDLAVAEREFIEISKNVPNLKAAAVSRLRLLGMSAEEIRDLEKRGTVSKSLYLPEKGDPVWIYATLYENEMALVQPGMEAAIDAGSDKKLKGIVRAVDPVVDPTTRSVRARVEVPGAGGEIKPESFVTVVLKIDLGEALLIPKSSVIDTGTRKVLFVVHDNLHFEAREVETGAETGEEQVILKGLSEGEKVVTSATFLVDSESQLKASVEGMGGHEH; from the coding sequence ATGAAAAAGAAAATAATCGTGGTGTTGGTGGGCCTACTTGCTCTCGCGTTTTCATACCGGTTTTGGAACAAAGACAACCAGCCCCAACGGGGCGTTGAGGGGGAGGCTCCAGCGGCTTCGCCGATGGAGGGGGCGACGCGAGCCCCTGCAAAAGACATAACCACCAAACAACAAATTAGTCACTACACCTGCCCGATGCACCCGCATATCCATGAGGATCGTCCCGGGAATTGTCCGATTTGTAGTATGCGTTTGGTGCCGGTGTATAAAGAGATCTCTTCAATTAACCCTCTCCTGTCAACGGGAGAGGGTGGCCCGCCAGAGGCGGGACGGGTGAGGGGAATAACCATCTCCCCCGAACGCCAGCAGAGGGTCGGGATCAAGACAGAAATAGCGGCAAGAAAAAATGCAGTGAAAGAGATCCGGACCTTTGGCCGGGTAGCGTTTGACCCTGATCTGGCCGTTGCGGAGCGGGAATTTATTGAGATTTCTAAAAACGTCCCAAATTTGAAGGCCGCCGCCGTTTCAAGATTAAGACTCCTTGGGATGTCGGCCGAAGAGATCCGCGACCTGGAAAAGAGGGGAACGGTCTCAAAGAGTCTCTACCTCCCAGAGAAAGGAGATCCGGTCTGGATTTATGCTACACTGTATGAAAATGAGATGGCGCTGGTCCAACCGGGGATGGAGGCAGCAATTGATGCCGGCAGTGATAAAAAGTTGAAAGGAATTGTCCGCGCCGTCGACCCCGTGGTTGATCCAACGACCCGTTCGGTTCGCGCCAGGGTCGAAGTCCCGGGGGCTGGCGGAGAAATAAAACCGGAGAGCTTTGTCACGGTCGTTCTTAAAATTGATCTGGGAGAGGCGTTGTTGATTCCAAAATCATCGGTGATCGATACCGGGACACGCAAGGTCCTCTTTGTGGTTCATGACAACCTCCACTTTGAGGCGCGTGAGGTAGAGACCGGCGCCGAGACCGGGGAAGAACAGGTGATTCTCAAAGGTTTGTCAGAGGGAGAAAAGGTGGTGACAAGCGCCACATTTTTGGTGGACTCGGAGAGTCAGTTGAAGGCTTCGGTGGAAGGAATGGGAGGGCATGAACATTGA